A stretch of the Streptomyces sp. Edi2 genome encodes the following:
- a CDS encoding tetratricopeptide repeat protein, producing MTANEISGNTQVTGGVVQAGTVHGSIHFHQVPPALPTPWQVRPVPATFTDRVEDLADLTGWIRSRTPYVRVVTVHGEPGVGKSTLAQRLLEELQEDFPGGQLYVDLHGYDAAGPVRLEEALGRLLRSLYGGALPSGVEERAAWWRSVTADRADRPVAVLVDNASHPDQVRALLPGGRAHLVVVTSRMQLTDLAREGARHHLLQPFSPAAAQAYLEAVTGPRRVAGDRRAAHAITSLAAGLPLSLALAGAVLASHPGRSLAEMATALSGNQQRLLAVPHRLTPLGVAVTSSLEQAYWSLPRPRARVLRCLAHLFAHDIDAAVTAAVCDLAPGQATQELAALAEDNLLVEVRHDPVRGVVYGFHDEVRAYARQRATAEATDGEIEGHQRRGLDYYLATVTAAEYKLTPTHRRLARTYRFPPDHLVAFPDPDAAAAWLQAHRDNLMPAVRAAAEAQLHDSCWQLVHAMWAYFRLVHDHGAWFEAHELGLAAARACGDRIAEREILNTWGVGLRADDKYEAAHQRFEQVLQLSRTDGDRRAEAQALHEVGATYVAADRHDAAVPALRDSLALRRSLAAEATEPEKRRTYARSVALTEVMLAQADIGLGGAANAVALLTTAHATLVEVEDPFDAGRALAWLGRAHAKAGDFPAAQRAGQQAATVFASARSPRWAAHSLELWGQTQQDAGHLEAARGLFTQALEIYAPLSPRDAERVRRLLHELP from the coding sequence GTGACGGCGAATGAGATCAGCGGGAACACGCAGGTCACCGGAGGCGTCGTCCAGGCCGGAACGGTCCACGGCAGCATCCACTTCCACCAGGTGCCGCCCGCGCTGCCCACTCCGTGGCAGGTCCGGCCCGTCCCGGCCACCTTCACCGACCGGGTCGAGGACTTGGCCGACCTCACCGGATGGATCCGCAGCCGGACGCCGTACGTCCGCGTCGTGACGGTGCACGGAGAGCCCGGAGTCGGCAAGAGCACCCTGGCCCAGCGGCTCCTGGAGGAGCTTCAGGAGGACTTCCCTGGCGGACAGCTCTACGTCGACCTGCACGGCTACGACGCCGCAGGACCGGTCCGTCTTGAGGAAGCCCTCGGCCGGCTGCTGCGCTCCCTGTACGGCGGGGCGCTGCCCTCCGGCGTCGAGGAGCGCGCCGCGTGGTGGCGCTCGGTGACGGCCGATCGAGCCGACCGGCCGGTCGCGGTGCTGGTGGACAACGCCAGCCATCCCGATCAGGTCCGCGCGCTGCTGCCCGGCGGGCGAGCGCACCTGGTCGTCGTCACCAGCCGCATGCAGCTCACCGACCTGGCCCGCGAGGGTGCCCGCCATCACCTTCTTCAGCCGTTCTCACCTGCAGCCGCCCAGGCGTATCTGGAGGCCGTCACCGGTCCACGGCGCGTCGCCGGCGACCGGCGGGCCGCCCACGCCATCACGTCCCTGGCCGCCGGGCTTCCCCTCTCTCTCGCCCTGGCCGGAGCGGTACTCGCCTCTCACCCGGGCCGCTCTCTGGCCGAGATGGCCACCGCCCTGTCCGGCAACCAGCAGCGGCTCCTCGCCGTGCCCCATCGCCTTACCCCTCTCGGAGTCGCCGTGACCAGCTCCCTCGAGCAGGCGTACTGGAGCCTGCCCCGCCCCCGTGCCCGTGTCCTGCGCTGCCTGGCCCACCTCTTCGCCCACGACATCGACGCTGCGGTGACCGCCGCCGTCTGCGACCTCGCCCCGGGACAGGCCACGCAGGAACTCGCCGCTCTCGCCGAGGACAACCTCTTAGTAGAGGTGCGCCACGATCCGGTGCGCGGCGTCGTATACGGCTTCCACGATGAGGTGCGCGCCTACGCCCGGCAGCGGGCCACCGCCGAGGCGACGGACGGTGAGATCGAGGGGCACCAGCGTCGGGGCCTCGACTACTACCTGGCTACCGTCACCGCGGCCGAGTACAAGCTGACACCCACGCACCGACGTCTCGCACGCACCTACCGCTTCCCGCCGGATCACCTGGTTGCCTTCCCGGACCCCGACGCGGCAGCGGCCTGGCTGCAAGCCCACCGCGACAACCTGATGCCCGCGGTCCGCGCCGCCGCCGAGGCACAACTGCACGACAGCTGCTGGCAGTTGGTCCACGCCATGTGGGCGTACTTCCGGCTTGTCCACGATCACGGGGCCTGGTTCGAGGCCCATGAACTCGGTCTGGCCGCGGCCCGAGCCTGCGGCGATCGGATCGCCGAGCGGGAAATCCTCAACACCTGGGGCGTCGGTCTGCGGGCGGACGACAAGTACGAGGCGGCCCACCAGCGGTTCGAACAGGTCCTGCAACTGTCGCGGACCGATGGCGACCGGCGGGCCGAGGCGCAGGCGCTGCACGAGGTCGGCGCCACCTACGTGGCCGCCGATCGCCACGATGCCGCCGTCCCTGCGCTGCGGGACAGCCTGGCCCTGCGTCGCTCCCTGGCCGCCGAGGCGACGGAACCCGAGAAGCGTCGTACGTACGCGCGCTCCGTGGCCCTGACGGAGGTCATGCTTGCCCAGGCGGACATCGGCCTGGGGGGCGCGGCCAACGCCGTCGCCCTGCTCACGACGGCGCACGCCACCCTGGTCGAGGTCGAGGATCCCTTCGACGCGGGCCGGGCCCTGGCCTGGCTCGGCCGGGCCCACGCCAAAGCCGGCGACTTCCCGGCAGCCCAGCGCGCGGGACAGCAGGCGGCGACGGTCTTCGCTTCGGCCCGCTCTCCTCGGTGGGCCGCCCACAGCCTTGAGCTGTGGGGGCAGACCCAGCAGGACGCGGGGCACCTTGAGGCCGCTCGTGGTCTGTTCACTCAGGCCCTGGAGATCTACGCACCGCTCAGCCCCCGCGACGCCGAGCGGGTCCGTCGTCTGCTGCACGAGTTGCCATGA
- a CDS encoding helix-turn-helix domain-containing protein produces the protein MPNATTFPAPPAAGDASPNPPKVPRGKRLVGEKATAFHAYVVSLYRREPHPMSIRAICEETGRSYGNIHTILKNAKVDMRPRGYQRPTRREEPRDGE, from the coding sequence ATGCCGAACGCCACCACCTTCCCCGCACCCCCGGCAGCCGGAGACGCGAGCCCGAACCCGCCCAAAGTGCCGCGCGGCAAACGCCTGGTCGGGGAGAAGGCGACCGCCTTCCACGCCTACGTCGTCTCCCTCTACCGCCGCGAGCCGCATCCGATGTCGATTCGCGCCATCTGCGAAGAGACCGGCCGCTCCTACGGCAACATCCACACCATCCTCAAGAACGCGAAGGTCGACATGCGTCCCCGCGGCTACCAGAGGCCGACCCGCCGTGAGGAACCCCGTGACGGCGAATGA
- a CDS encoding glycoside hydrolase family 15 protein → MAGRIEDYALVGDLQTAALIGRDGTIDWLCLPRIDSSAVFAGLLGTSDNGFWRIGPTSGPDASPARADRRHYRGDSLILESEWDTPTGTLRVTDFMPPRVGAPRLVRIVEAVEGTVTAASTLCLRFNYGKVVPWVYKTTDERTRAAAGPDAVWLDTAAETHGAALTTRSDLTLTAGERVAFTLTWQPSYDPTPPDRLDTEQALEDTGKFWSDWVAQCTYSGPHRDAVIRSLITLKALTNPVTGGIVAAPTTSLPEDLGGVRNWDYRYVWLRDAAITMSSLLRAGYRDEARAWRTWLLHAVAGDPENLQIMYGIAGERELPETMLNWLVGYENSRPVRTGNEAAGQRQLDVYGEVIEALYLAAQLGLERDETSNHLLVKLVQSVDAHWREPDKGIWEVRGPDRHFVHSKVMAWVAVDRTIKLIESGHADGPVDQLKVLRATIHQDVCAHGFDRERNTFTQSYGSRELDAALLLIPQVGFLPADDPRVIGTIEAIQRELSTPDGFLVRYPTDGPHTGVDGLPGDEGAFLVCSFWLADALAMIGRDDEAQDLFERLLDLRSDLGLLAEEWDPHRRRQVGNYPQAFSHIGIVDVALALEQGSARRACVPGGAAR, encoded by the coding sequence ATGGCTGGGCGCATCGAGGACTACGCACTCGTCGGCGACTTGCAAACGGCCGCGTTGATCGGCCGGGACGGCACGATCGACTGGCTCTGCCTGCCCCGGATCGACTCCAGCGCCGTCTTCGCCGGGCTCCTCGGCACCTCCGACAACGGCTTCTGGCGCATCGGCCCGACGAGCGGGCCCGACGCGAGCCCGGCACGCGCCGACCGCCGCCACTACCGCGGCGACTCCCTGATCCTGGAGTCGGAGTGGGACACCCCGACCGGCACGCTCCGTGTCACCGACTTCATGCCCCCGCGCGTCGGCGCGCCGCGCCTGGTGCGGATTGTCGAGGCCGTCGAGGGCACCGTCACGGCCGCCTCCACCCTGTGCCTGCGCTTCAACTACGGCAAGGTCGTCCCCTGGGTCTACAAGACCACTGACGAGCGCACCCGCGCGGCCGCCGGCCCCGACGCCGTGTGGCTGGACACCGCGGCCGAAACCCACGGCGCAGCGCTCACCACCCGCTCCGATCTCACCCTGACCGCGGGCGAACGCGTCGCGTTCACGCTCACCTGGCAGCCCTCCTACGACCCGACGCCGCCCGACCGGCTCGACACCGAGCAGGCCCTGGAGGACACCGGGAAGTTCTGGAGCGACTGGGTCGCCCAGTGCACCTACAGCGGCCCGCACCGCGACGCCGTGATCCGTTCCTTGATCACGCTGAAGGCTCTGACGAACCCGGTGACCGGGGGCATCGTCGCGGCGCCGACGACATCCCTGCCCGAGGACCTCGGCGGCGTCAGGAACTGGGACTACCGCTACGTGTGGCTGCGGGACGCCGCGATCACCATGTCCAGCCTGCTGCGCGCCGGGTACCGCGACGAAGCGCGCGCGTGGCGGACCTGGCTGCTGCACGCGGTCGCCGGGGACCCCGAGAACCTCCAGATCATGTACGGCATCGCAGGCGAGCGCGAGCTGCCCGAGACCATGCTGAACTGGCTGGTCGGCTACGAGAACTCGCGCCCGGTCCGCACCGGCAACGAGGCCGCCGGACAGCGTCAACTCGACGTCTACGGCGAGGTGATCGAGGCCCTGTACCTGGCTGCGCAGCTCGGCCTGGAACGCGACGAGACCAGCAACCACCTGCTGGTCAAGCTCGTCCAGTCGGTCGATGCCCACTGGCGCGAGCCCGACAAGGGCATCTGGGAAGTCCGCGGCCCGGACCGGCACTTCGTGCACTCCAAGGTGATGGCCTGGGTGGCGGTCGACCGCACCATCAAGCTGATCGAGAGCGGCCACGCCGACGGCCCCGTGGACCAGTTGAAGGTCCTGCGCGCCACGATTCACCAGGACGTGTGCGCCCACGGCTTCGACCGCGAACGCAACACCTTCACGCAGTCCTACGGCAGCCGGGAACTGGATGCGGCGCTGCTGCTGATCCCCCAGGTGGGGTTCCTGCCCGCCGACGACCCGCGCGTCATCGGCACGATCGAGGCCATCCAGAGGGAGCTCTCCACCCCCGACGGGTTCCTCGTGCGGTATCCGACCGACGGACCCCACACCGGCGTGGACGGACTACCCGGCGACGAAGGGGCCTTCCTGGTCTGCTCGTTCTGGCTTGCCGACGCCCTCGCCATGATCGGCCGCGACGACGAGGCCCAGGATCTGTTCGAGCGTCTGCTCGACCTGCGCAGCGATCTCGGGCTGCTGGCCGAGGAGTGGGACCCGCATCGGCGGCGGCAGGTCGGCAACTACCCGCAGGCCTTCAGCCACATCGGGATCGTGGACGTGGCCCTCGCCCTGGAGCAGGGCAGCGCGCGGCGTGCGTGCGTACCGGGCGGTGCTGCGCGATGA
- a CDS encoding HAD-IA family hydrolase: MRHTSKVALFDLDDTLTDHTAAFAAWAGEFAHSTGIPLSWLMRAETLHAGARHSFFADLKDAFKLRRSIASLHADYRLRSAELVPYRPEVCSALQQVADDGWALGVVTNGSPDAQRLKLEVARLTPYFGSVVISGEYGVRKPDPALFHVALDELRAPDTGAGVMVGDSLTADVAGGQLAGLQTVWISHGRTLRLEDPVPTRTTLEVVSAADALRTLVSAFGAGVLPQPVAAP; this comes from the coding sequence ATGCGGCACACCAGCAAGGTCGCGCTGTTCGACCTGGACGACACCCTCACCGATCACACGGCCGCGTTCGCGGCGTGGGCCGGCGAGTTTGCCCACTCCACGGGCATTCCGTTGTCCTGGCTGATGCGGGCGGAGACGTTGCACGCCGGCGCCCGCCACTCCTTCTTCGCCGACCTCAAGGACGCCTTCAAGCTCCGCCGGTCCATCGCCTCCTTGCACGCGGACTACCGGCTGCGTTCGGCCGAGCTCGTGCCGTACCGTCCCGAGGTCTGCTCCGCTCTCCAGCAGGTGGCCGATGACGGGTGGGCGCTGGGCGTGGTCACCAACGGGTCGCCCGACGCGCAACGCCTCAAGCTCGAAGTCGCCCGTCTTACGCCGTACTTCGGATCGGTGGTGATCTCCGGCGAGTACGGGGTGCGCAAGCCCGACCCCGCCCTGTTCCACGTGGCCCTGGACGAACTGCGGGCCCCGGACACCGGCGCGGGCGTCATGGTCGGCGACTCGCTGACCGCCGACGTCGCCGGTGGTCAGCTCGCTGGCCTGCAGACCGTGTGGATCTCCCACGGCCGCACGCTCCGCCTTGAAGACCCGGTGCCCACCCGCACCACGCTCGAGGTGGTGTCGGCCGCCGACGCGCTGCGCACCCTGGTGTCCGCGTTCGGCGCCGGCGTCCTGCCTCAGCCGGTGGCGGCGCCATGA
- a CDS encoding cytochrome P450, which translates to MPPHTVAPSSSLSLFDERVLADPYPTYAALRATGPAVHLEKHGVWAVPGYAEVQAVLQDPDTFTSMGGVALTEQANTGFLADSVVSRDGEEHARLRQVLARRMGPRAISQLREELSARARRLVAEHTESGSFDAVGLSRQMVCDTIGHLVGLAEPEHTTLLGGTFDVFGPDNDRLSQALPEAAAMRAALERAISREAVDPRSLAGAAYAAADRGRLTEAEAVRLVCDYAAASVDTTVLGLAETIARLALDPIQWTRLRKDPNRAEAAFHEALRLDAPIQGRGRIVSRTTDLGGVRIEAGEQVWLLYGSTGRDEHKWTRADAYDLARPFVDRHLALGGGAHQCPGVSLALMQARCLLRALAHRCTHLELAGDPVRAVHNTVRGYSSVPVAVETSPYAGDATAPHVTLRRPR; encoded by the coding sequence ATGCCCCCGCACACAGTCGCCCCCAGCAGTTCCCTCAGTCTGTTCGACGAGCGCGTCCTGGCCGACCCCTACCCCACGTACGCGGCGCTGCGCGCCACGGGGCCAGCCGTCCACCTGGAGAAGCACGGGGTGTGGGCCGTGCCCGGCTACGCCGAGGTGCAGGCCGTCCTCCAGGACCCGGACACCTTCACCTCGATGGGCGGGGTGGCGCTCACGGAGCAGGCCAACACCGGGTTCCTCGCCGACTCGGTGGTGTCCCGCGACGGTGAGGAGCATGCCCGGCTGCGGCAGGTCCTGGCCCGGCGGATGGGCCCTCGGGCGATCTCCCAACTGCGCGAAGAGCTCTCCGCTCGTGCCCGGCGCCTGGTGGCGGAGCACACCGAGAGCGGCTCCTTCGATGCCGTCGGGCTGTCGAGGCAGATGGTGTGCGACACCATCGGACACCTGGTGGGGCTTGCCGAGCCCGAGCACACCACCCTGCTGGGCGGCACCTTCGATGTATTCGGCCCCGACAACGACCGCCTGAGCCAGGCCCTGCCAGAGGCTGCCGCGATGCGCGCCGCCCTGGAGCGGGCGATCAGCCGCGAAGCCGTCGACCCCAGATCCCTGGCGGGCGCCGCGTACGCGGCAGCAGACCGAGGCCGCCTCACCGAGGCGGAGGCCGTGCGGCTGGTCTGCGACTATGCGGCCGCCAGCGTGGACACCACCGTCCTCGGGCTGGCCGAGACGATCGCCCGGCTCGCCCTGGACCCGATCCAGTGGACCCGGCTGCGCAAGGACCCCAATCGGGCGGAGGCGGCCTTTCACGAGGCGCTGCGTCTGGACGCCCCGATACAAGGACGCGGCCGGATCGTGTCCCGCACGACCGACCTGGGCGGCGTGCGGATCGAGGCCGGTGAGCAGGTGTGGCTGCTCTACGGCTCCACCGGGCGGGATGAGCACAAGTGGACGCGGGCCGACGCCTACGACCTGGCCCGCCCGTTCGTCGACCGGCATCTGGCCCTGGGCGGCGGCGCGCATCAGTGCCCGGGTGTGTCGCTGGCCCTGATGCAGGCCCGCTGTCTGCTGCGGGCGCTCGCGCACCGGTGCACCCACCTGGAACTGGCCGGCGACCCGGTCCGCGCCGTCCACAACACCGTGCGCGGATACTCCAGCGTGCCGGTTGCGGTCGAGACCTCGCCGTACGCCGGGGACGCCACGGCGCCCCACGTCACCTTGAGGAGGCCGCGGTGA
- a CDS encoding acyl-CoA dehydrogenase family protein: MSDSFLTASHLQLRHEVRTFAETAVAPRVADMETSHRIEHKLAGQIARRGWIGATIGSEYGGMAVGHLAKTVIITELSRISAAMGAMVQASQLGTAKIMHFGTAEQRRVWLPQIAAGTCLPTIAVTEEVSGSHVLGMQMTAERDGDDYVLNGAKMYVGNSHIGHLHGVVARTGEGSRGLTAFLVESDRTGLTCSPHQETLGLHGFSFGELVFDNCRIPAANRLGAEGDGRDVAYSSSILYGRPNLTAVALGIHEAILETTTAFCHERIRYGKPLHELPTVRAKLGQIQSRLMTARLTAYHAASLLDRHRPEDDDPEKRTDLPSCDAELMNAKYVNTEYALDSARTAMEIHAAAGLHTDRPMERYLRDAHHIYAPAGTSDIQLLRLAETALGLAKGDYSRRFTGPEPAAPHPVTAVPA, from the coding sequence GTGTCCGACTCGTTCCTGACCGCTAGCCACCTGCAGCTCCGTCACGAGGTACGCACATTTGCGGAGACCGCCGTCGCGCCCCGCGTAGCCGACATGGAGACCAGCCACCGCATCGAGCACAAGCTGGCCGGGCAGATCGCCCGGCGCGGTTGGATCGGCGCCACAATCGGCTCGGAGTACGGCGGGATGGCCGTCGGCCACCTCGCCAAGACCGTCATCATCACGGAACTCTCCCGAATCAGCGCCGCGATGGGCGCGATGGTGCAGGCGTCTCAGCTCGGCACAGCGAAGATCATGCATTTCGGGACCGCCGAGCAGAGGCGCGTCTGGCTGCCGCAAATCGCCGCCGGAACGTGCCTGCCCACGATCGCGGTGACCGAGGAGGTCTCCGGAAGTCACGTACTCGGCATGCAGATGACCGCCGAGCGCGACGGCGACGACTACGTCCTCAACGGCGCCAAAATGTACGTCGGCAACTCCCACATCGGTCACCTCCACGGCGTCGTCGCCCGTACTGGTGAGGGCTCCCGGGGGCTGACCGCCTTCCTCGTCGAGTCCGACCGGACCGGACTGACATGCTCCCCGCACCAGGAGACCCTCGGCTTGCACGGCTTCTCCTTCGGCGAGCTGGTCTTCGACAACTGCCGCATTCCCGCCGCCAACCGGCTCGGCGCCGAGGGCGACGGCCGGGACGTCGCCTACTCCTCCAGCATCCTGTACGGCCGACCCAATCTGACCGCCGTGGCCTTGGGCATACACGAAGCGATCCTGGAGACCACCACGGCCTTCTGCCACGAGCGCATCCGCTACGGCAAGCCCCTGCACGAGTTGCCGACCGTCCGGGCCAAGCTCGGCCAGATCCAGTCGCGGCTGATGACAGCCCGGCTCACTGCCTACCACGCGGCGAGCCTCCTCGACCGCCACCGGCCCGAGGACGACGACCCCGAGAAGCGCACCGACCTCCCCTCGTGCGACGCCGAGTTGATGAATGCCAAGTACGTCAACACGGAATACGCGCTGGACTCCGCGCGCACCGCGATGGAGATCCACGCGGCCGCGGGACTGCACACCGACCGCCCCATGGAGCGATACCTGCGCGACGCGCACCACATCTACGCGCCCGCCGGTACCTCCGACATCCAGCTGCTGCGGCTGGCCGAGACCGCCCTGGGCCTGGCCAAGGGCGACTACTCCCGCCGCTTCACCGGACCGGAGCCCGCCGCACCCCACCCCGTGACGGCCGTGCCGGCCTGA